A window of Fusarium oxysporum Fo47 chromosome II, complete sequence genomic DNA:
TCCGCGTATAGAGCGTGAACAATTTTAGATGCATAGCGTCAGCTTGGGAAAGGTTGTTTACACgtaaagatatttatatagtCTGATCAAGAAAGCCAAGACATTCTCGAGCTTCTACTCTCAActcattgactttgacattCATCTGTTTGACATTTAACGACGGAACACCAAAACTCGACCTCACTAACGTGATTGAGAGCTTCAATAAATCGACACTCGAGAATAATTCACCATGGCGGGATACATCttctataattataaccctaatatGGTGGCAGCTGTCATCTTTATTGCTGTCTTCGGTCTCTCTGCATTATTACACACCTACCAGCTTATTCGATCGCGAACATGGTACTTCATTCCGTTTTTGATCGGATGTCTTTGTACGTGGCCGCCAATGTCCAGGTATCATTGCTCCACTAACATTGTCTTCAGTTGAGTGTGTAGGCTACGTCGGTCGAGCTCTATCAGCGCAAGAAGCACCAGACTTCACCAAGAACCCCTACATCATCCAgtctcttctcttgctgctcGGTCCAGCCCTCCTCGCTGCTTCGATTTACATGGTTCTCGGCCGTCTCATTCGACTTCTCGATGCTGGCGACctttccatcatcagccCCAGATGGTTGACTAAGGTCTTTGTTGCTGGCGATGTCATGTCCTTCCTTGCACAGAGTGCTGGTACGTACCCCGAAGCCGTTAAACTTCACATTACTAACTGTCAAAGGTGGTGGTATGCTCGCAACAGCAAAGACTAAGAGTGCTGTCAAGCGAGGCGAGAACATCATCGTCGGTGGCCTAGGCATTCAGATCATTTTCTTCGGCTTCTTCATGGTCGTCACTCTCGTCTTCCACCTCCGCATCAACCGCAACCCTACACAAAAGTCTCAGGAGATCACAACGCCTTGGAAGAAGCTCCTCATCGTTCTTTACTCAGCCAGTCTGTTCATCATGGTCCGATCCGTCTTCCGTGTCGCCGAGTATGTCATGGGCAAGGACAGTGAGCTCCAATCGAAGGAGTACTTTATCTACATCTTCGATGCTCTCCTCATGAGTCTCGTTGTGGTCTCCCTCAATGTGTTCCATCCCAGCCGCGTGATCAACCATGATAAGGACAGGAAGCGAATTGTCAGCCAGGATGGATATGCGCTGGAGAGCCAGCCCGTGGGCGGAGATGACAGAGACCGACGATACTCACTCTCACCTGTCCGTCCTAAGCATACCCATTGAGGGATATATGGAGAAGTGAACTAGGAGCGGGACGGATTCGGGGTTGATATGGCCATCGAGAGCTAATGGAGCCAGTGTTTTGAAGCGAGTGGGACTGATACGATCTCCAGTCAATGTGGGAAGAAAGCGGTAAAACTTCTATAGATTTGAACACTGTTATAATAGATTTCTTTTGTTACATTGCAAGAAGCAACGTGATTCATGACGAGTCTGAATCGTATCATGCATGGATGTGAAGTCAATGCTTCAAGATGCGCAACATGGATTTCTATACGCTGCATCGTAAAGTGGAACACAACATTATCTGGCATGGTATTTGACTTCCAGTTACAGGTCAACATCGATAAACGATCCATATCGATGGACCCTTCTGCAGAACTCATACGAGATACCATGAGATCATGAGGCTCAAAGTGGCACCTCTCCAAAGAGACATTCTTCCGTGTCCTGAATCATCACGATCCCCTTCCATGGAAGCAATTTATGGAGATCAAAAGACTTGTTCTCATCCCTGGCTGAACAGCGGGACGTGCATTCGTTGCAATGAGACATGGGGATGCATATGAGACATCCATTTGGCATCCAAGTTCCGAATATGCGGAAACAAAAGCGAACCTGGTCGGGCGATTTCTTTTTCGGGGAGGCCATCGCGGGAACATGGACAATCACGGAGATGGGAATTCAAGCAAGCGGCGTTTATGCCCAAAGCAGTCACtattgacgatgacgagatgATG
This region includes:
- a CDS encoding RTA1 like protein-domain-containing protein, whose product is MAGYIFYNYNPNMVAAVIFIAVFGLSALLHTYQLIRSRTWYFIPFLIGCLFECVGYVGRALSAQEAPDFTKNPYIIQSLLLLLGPALLAASIYMVLGRLIRLLDAGDLSIISPRWLTKVFVAGDVMSFLAQSAGGGMLATAKTKSAVKRGENIIVGGLGIQIIFFGFFMVVTLVFHLRINRNPTQKSQEITTPWKKLLIVLYSASLFIMVRSVFRVAEYVMGKDSELQSKEYFIYIFDALLMSLVVVSLNVFHPSRVINHDKDRKRIVSQDGYALESQPVGGDDRDRRYSLSPVRPKHTH